The region ACTGTCTTTTTTTTCCAGTACAATGTCGGCATTGGCGCTGTAGCCGGCTCTGATAAAATGAGACTGTTTCAGCTTCATCTTGGCTCGTATTTCAAACTGTATGGCCCCTTCCTCTGCCACCCCTTTGGGTGAAATATATTCTAAAACAGCGTCAAATTTTTCCTTTTCCACAGCACCGACCGAAAGGATTAAATCCATACCTGCTTTTATTTTTCCCACTTCGGATTCATCCACTTTGCCTTGAAAAATCATTTCCATCATATCGGCAATCACCGCGATGGTGGTCCCGGCGTTAAAGTTGTTGGTTTCAATCACAGACTTGCCTTCTTTAACCGGAATATCCAGAATCATTCCGTCGATGGTTGATCGGATCAGTGTATTGGTTTCTTCACCGGGTTTTTTGGTCACTCCGGCTTTAATTAACTGCAAATTGTTGTCAGCTGCATCCATTTCTTCTCTGGCACTGTTGTATGCCATTTCATATTCCTGATATTTAGCGGCGGATATTATTTTCTTTTCATGTAATTTCTTTTGCCGCTCGAGCTCCCTGTTGGCATCATCGAGATTGATTCGGGCCAGATTTAATCTGGCCTCGGCATTATTTAGGCTGATCATATTTGGAATCACCCTAATTCTGGCAATCAGGTCATCTTTTTTCACTTTATCGCCGGGCTCTACAAAGATTTCTTCAAGAATGCCCGATATTTGAGGCTTTATTTCAATTTCTTTTCTGGGGACAATAGATCCTGTGGCCACCGTTTTTTTGACAATATTAGTTATAAAAGGGCTTCGAGTTTCAAAAACGACCGGTTTTTTACGGGATTTATGATACAAAAATAAAAGGGTGCCCAAAAAGACAACTAAGACTAAAATCAGGCTCAGGATTTTAAGAAATACTTTCATTGTTATGCGTTCCTTATGGCATAGACCGGTTTGATGCTTACCGCCCGGTGAGCGGGAATCATACCGGCTAAAATTCCGGAAATAATAAGTACGATTAATGCAATGACGGCAATCTGGAAATCAACTTCCGGGTTTTGGAACATATCAGTGGAACGTCCAAACATTTTCAACCCCTTTGAAACCGTTTCCAGCATCCCCACGCCGGCCACCAGGCCGAAGTATCCGGCAAAAGCGGTTAATAAAACAGATTCCAGGATGATGTTACTTATAATTTTCCAGGGTGTGGCACCCACCGCCCTCCTGATACCGATTTCCCTGGTTCTTTCCTTAACGATGACAAGCATGATATTACTGACCCCGATAATGCCAGCAATCAAAGTCATTGTTCCCACAAACCAAACCAGTATTCTAATCCTACGAAATAAACCCACAAACTTGAGGAATTCTTTTTCGGTATTCCAGTGTCCGAAGGCCAGGGTATCATTCGGAGCCACATGATGGCGAGCCGCAAGAAGAGCAATGGCTTTTTTTTCTACCTTAGAAACCGGAACATCCTTCACCGATGTCAAGGAAAACCAGCTGACACGGTTTCCGAAATTAAATGCCTGCTGAAAGGTGGTAAAAGGGATAAAAATTGCCTGGTTTTCTTCTTCTTCCTCATCCCCCACCGCCTTGCTGTTAAATACACCGACCACTTTAAAATGAACTCCCTGTATCTTTATATATTTTTCGATCGGTTTTTCTCCGGGACCAAATAATATTTTATACACCCGGTTTCCGATGACGGCCACTTTACGTTTTTCTTTAAGGTCCAGGTGATTCATAAATCGGCCGTCAGTGATATCCATCAGTTTGATGAAATAAATTTCAGGGAAATCGCCATAAATACTAAAAGCCCCGTTCTTTTCTCCTCTATTTACATTGTTGATTCCCCGATGGCCACCCAGTTTATTCCTGGGAGCAATGTATTTAATTTCAGGTATATTATCTTTTAACGCTTTAATATCGTCATTGTTAAATCTAAACCGTCTTCCTTGGGGAAATCCTTTATAAGAAATGGTGGTTTGTCGTGGCCAGATAAATACGCTGTTGGTGGCTATTTTTTTAAAATCTTTGATGGCACCGTTTTGCAGACCGTTTCCGCTACCCAGCATAATAATCAGCATAAACACGCCCCAAAAAACTCCAAATGCAGTTAAGACTGCACGCAATTTGTTTTTTTTTAAAGCGCTGAATATTTCCTGCCAATTGTCTTTATCGAAAATCATATT is a window of Thermodesulfobacteriota bacterium DNA encoding:
- a CDS encoding ABC transporter permease, which gives rise to MIFDKDNWQEIFSALKKNKLRAVLTAFGVFWGVFMLIIMLGSGNGLQNGAIKDFKKIATNSVFIWPRQTTISYKGFPQGRRFRFNNDDIKALKDNIPEIKYIAPRNKLGGHRGINNVNRGEKNGAFSIYGDFPEIYFIKLMDITDGRFMNHLDLKEKRKVAVIGNRVYKILFGPGEKPIEKYIKIQGVHFKVVGVFNSKAVGDEEEEENQAIFIPFTTFQQAFNFGNRVSWFSLTSVKDVPVSKVEKKAIALLAARHHVAPNDTLAFGHWNTEKEFLKFVGLFRRIRILVWFVGTMTLIAGIIGVSNIMLVIVKERTREIGIRRAVGATPWKIISNIILESVLLTAFAGYFGLVAGVGMLETVSKGLKMFGRSTDMFQNPEVDFQIAVIALIVLIISGILAGMIPAHRAVSIKPVYAIRNA
- a CDS encoding efflux RND transporter periplasmic adaptor subunit, whose protein sequence is MKVFLKILSLILVLVVFLGTLLFLYHKSRKKPVVFETRSPFITNIVKKTVATGSIVPRKEIEIKPQISGILEEIFVEPGDKVKKDDLIARIRVIPNMISLNNAEARLNLARINLDDANRELERQKKLHEKKIISAAKYQEYEMAYNSAREEMDAADNNLQLIKAGVTKKPGEETNTLIRSTIDGMILDIPVKEGKSVIETNNFNAGTTIAVIADMMEMIFQGKVDESEVGKIKAGMDLILSVGAVEKEKFDAVLEYISPKGVAEEGAIQFEIRAKMKLKQSHFIRAGYSANADIVLEKKDSVLAINESLLQFEGDRLYVEVESQPQEFTKRYIEVGLSDGIHIEIVNGLSKNDKIKVWNKVKKKVN